In Haloplanus rubicundus, one DNA window encodes the following:
- the ndk gene encoding nucleoside-diphosphate kinase, which translates to MSDAERTFVMVKPDGVQRGLIGEIISRFEDRGLKLVGAKFMQISDELAHEHYGEHEGKPFFDGLVDFITSGPVMAMVWEGQDATRQVRTMMGETDPAESAPGTIRGDFGLDLGRNVIHGSDHADEGANEREIDLFFDEDELQDYERIDETWLYE; encoded by the coding sequence TCCAGCGTGGGCTGATCGGTGAGATCATCTCCCGCTTCGAGGACCGCGGCCTCAAGCTCGTCGGCGCGAAGTTCATGCAGATCTCCGACGAGCTGGCGCACGAACACTACGGCGAACACGAGGGTAAGCCGTTCTTCGACGGTCTCGTCGACTTCATCACGTCCGGCCCGGTCATGGCGATGGTCTGGGAGGGCCAGGACGCCACCCGGCAGGTCCGGACCATGATGGGCGAGACCGACCCCGCCGAATCGGCGCCCGGCACCATCCGCGGCGACTTCGGCCTCGACCTCGGCCGGAACGTCATCCACGGCTCCGACCATGCCGACGAGGGCGCGAACGAGCGCGAGATCGACCTCTTCTTCGACGAGGACGAACTGCAGGACTACGAGCGGATCGACGAGACCTGGCTGTACGAGTAG
- a CDS encoding bacterio-opsin activator, whose product MREFAFDIVYETGADPVMDVFIEHPTLVAEALHGCVTEDRFWRIERLIGPTAALDAVERLRLDETVRTASVTETDCSATRYHDVLERSDDERVIYSHVENVEDGESVQTLAGRYLPHGSLYCSTRRENRHCWRIFMKSDEKVGLLYDALGANLREGLSFHMGHLCDAERWGHDSLGSIALPRISGPRCARPSITATTGRHARLRSTNWPRNSTCRGRHSPIGCAGPKNGSCRGISARPDNYSYSQVSSIRS is encoded by the coding sequence ATGCGTGAGTTCGCGTTCGACATCGTGTACGAAACGGGTGCCGATCCGGTGATGGACGTGTTCATCGAACATCCGACGCTCGTCGCCGAGGCGCTACACGGCTGTGTGACCGAGGATCGCTTCTGGCGCATCGAACGGCTGATCGGCCCGACAGCGGCGCTCGACGCAGTCGAACGGCTCCGCCTCGACGAGACGGTGCGGACGGCGTCGGTGACCGAGACGGACTGTTCTGCCACGCGGTACCACGACGTGCTGGAGCGCTCGGACGACGAGCGGGTGATCTACAGCCACGTCGAGAACGTCGAGGACGGCGAATCCGTCCAGACGCTCGCCGGTCGGTATCTCCCACACGGATCGCTCTACTGCTCCACGCGACGGGAGAATCGCCACTGCTGGCGCATCTTCATGAAATCGGACGAGAAGGTGGGCCTGTTGTACGACGCCCTCGGCGCGAATCTACGGGAGGGCCTCTCCTTTCACATGGGCCATCTCTGTGACGCCGAGCGGTGGGGGCACGACTCGTTGGGCTCGATAGCGCTCCCCCGGATCAGCGGACCGCGATGCGCGCGGCCCTCGATCACGGCTACTACCGGACGCCACGCGAGATTACGCTCGACGAACTGGCCACGAAACTCGACGTGCCGCGGTCGACACTCTCCTATCGGTTGCGCCGGGCCGAAGAACGGCTCGTGTCGGGGTATCTCGGCGAGACCGGATAACTACTCGTACAGCCAGGTCTCGTCGATCCGCTCGTAG
- a CDS encoding selenium-binding protein SBP56-related protein, protein MSTDKPDSTAEKHGHEHHEVEGPGYPTPGAMRTESEREKTAFVIALRVGMDVDGSDFIGVVDLDPESDTYSELIDTVEMPNKGDELHHFGWNTCSSSCHAEGLMRDHLIVPGQRSSRIHILDAEDPRNMDIEKVIEPEEIFEHDLSAPHTVHCVPGGKIVISMLGNADGELPGGFLQLDQGDFSIDGHWEADLGDMEMNYDYWYQPRHNVMVSTEWAAPNTYYPGFDLEDVEDGKYGDSIHIWDWEEKTHQQTLTFGEEGLIPLEVRMPHDPMETQGFVGAALSSNILHFWEEDDGQWEWQKVIDIEDREHEDWDMPVPGLVTDIVVSLDDQYLFFSNWLHGDVRMYDVSDWGNPRLVDQVWAGGNFADRQEIQGTEIRGAPQMLQLSRDGKRLYWTTSLFSSWDNQFYPDIGEQGSLMMKADVYPDEGRMELDEDFLVDFGDAPGGPARAHEIRWPGGDCTSDVWQ, encoded by the coding sequence ATGAGTACTGACAAACCCGATTCGACGGCTGAGAAGCACGGACACGAACACCACGAGGTAGAGGGACCGGGCTATCCGACGCCCGGAGCGATGCGAACCGAGTCGGAGCGCGAGAAGACGGCCTTCGTCATCGCGCTCCGTGTCGGGATGGACGTCGACGGCTCCGACTTCATCGGCGTCGTCGACCTCGACCCCGAATCGGACACGTACAGCGAACTGATCGACACCGTCGAGATGCCGAACAAGGGCGACGAACTCCACCACTTCGGCTGGAACACCTGTTCGTCCTCGTGTCACGCCGAGGGGCTGATGCGCGATCACCTCATCGTCCCCGGACAGCGGTCCTCCCGCATCCACATCCTCGACGCCGAGGATCCACGGAACATGGACATCGAGAAGGTCATCGAACCCGAGGAGATCTTCGAACACGACCTCTCGGCGCCGCACACCGTTCACTGCGTGCCCGGCGGGAAGATCGTCATCAGCATGCTCGGGAACGCCGACGGCGAACTCCCCGGTGGCTTCCTCCAGTTGGACCAGGGCGACTTCTCCATCGACGGCCACTGGGAAGCCGATCTCGGCGACATGGAGATGAACTACGACTACTGGTACCAGCCCCGACACAACGTGATGGTCTCGACGGAGTGGGCCGCGCCGAACACCTACTACCCGGGCTTCGACCTCGAAGACGTCGAAGACGGCAAATACGGTGACAGCATCCACATCTGGGACTGGGAGGAGAAGACCCACCAGCAAACCCTCACCTTCGGCGAGGAAGGGCTGATTCCGCTCGAAGTCCGCATGCCACACGACCCCATGGAGACCCAGGGCTTCGTCGGCGCAGCGCTCTCCTCGAACATCCTCCACTTCTGGGAGGAAGACGACGGTCAGTGGGAGTGGCAGAAGGTCATCGACATCGAGGACCGCGAACACGAGGACTGGGACATGCCCGTCCCCGGCCTCGTGACGGACATCGTCGTCTCGCTCGACGATCAGTATCTCTTCTTCTCGAACTGGCTCCACGGCGACGTGCGGATGTACGACGTGAGCGACTGGGGCAACCCCCGACTCGTCGACCAGGTCTGGGCAGGTGGCAACTTCGCCGACCGACAGGAGATTCAGGGCACCGAAATCCGCGGCGCTCCACAGATGCTCCAGCTCAGCCGCGACGGGAAGCGGCTCTACTGGACTACCTCCCTGTTCTCCTCGTGGGACAACCAGTTCTACCCCGACATCGGCGAGCAGGGGTCGCTGATGATGAAAGCCGACGTCTACCCCGACGAGGGGCGGATGGAACTCGACGAGGACTTCCTCGTCGACTTCGGCGACGCCCCTGGCGGTCCCGCCCGCGCCCACGAGATTCGCTGGCCCGGCGGCGACTGCACCAGCGACGTCTGGCAGTAG
- a CDS encoding 2Fe-2S iron-sulfur cluster-binding protein, translating to MPHEVTLEWRDGRSATVAVRDGETVIDATEREGLGVPYGCLYGACGTCTGRLLEGDLVHVDRPNGLKPQHRREGYVFLCVAEPRSDCRIEVGAEIQADLVPNPWK from the coding sequence ATGCCCCACGAGGTCACGCTGGAGTGGCGCGACGGCCGGTCGGCGACCGTCGCGGTTCGGGATGGGGAGACGGTCATCGACGCCACCGAGCGCGAAGGCCTCGGGGTTCCCTACGGCTGTCTCTACGGTGCCTGCGGCACCTGCACCGGACGCCTACTCGAGGGAGACCTCGTCCACGTCGACCGGCCGAACGGGCTGAAGCCACAGCACCGACGGGAGGGCTACGTGTTTCTCTGCGTCGCTGAACCCCGCTCCGACTGCCGGATCGAGGTCGGCGCCGAGATTCAGGCCGACCTCGTGCCGAATCCGTGGAAATGA
- a CDS encoding TrmB family transcriptional regulator: MSTQPELYLQEMGLSEYEAATYVGLLQGGTSTAKEVAERAGVPQSRVYDVLDSLNTKGFVVVQEGRPKKFGPVDPNQAVSQFRDFKRREHVRKLDEIQGLGEHFLDAVEGADYGREGDDEVDISWSYPNRHHILEKLERLGDDATEEILMITTPESFERIANHHAELLATKAAADVEIRALISDDRALDPSVRERTTELMAMRRVQDIRGRLYTYDGESILLAFKSPNDDGYVGISTTSPHLYATLSQLFELLWEDGDPVA; the protein is encoded by the coding sequence GTGAGCACCCAGCCCGAGCTCTACCTGCAGGAGATGGGACTTTCCGAGTACGAGGCGGCGACGTACGTCGGACTGCTGCAGGGCGGCACGTCGACCGCGAAGGAGGTCGCCGAGCGTGCGGGCGTCCCACAGTCCCGGGTGTACGACGTCCTCGACTCGCTCAACACCAAGGGCTTCGTCGTCGTCCAGGAGGGGCGCCCGAAGAAGTTCGGCCCGGTCGATCCGAACCAGGCCGTATCGCAGTTCCGCGACTTCAAGCGGCGCGAACACGTCCGGAAACTCGACGAGATTCAGGGGCTCGGCGAACACTTCCTCGACGCCGTCGAGGGTGCGGACTACGGACGGGAGGGCGACGACGAGGTGGACATCAGTTGGTCGTACCCGAACCGACACCACATCCTCGAGAAACTGGAGCGTCTCGGGGACGATGCGACGGAGGAGATTCTGATGATCACGACGCCCGAGAGTTTCGAGCGTATCGCCAACCACCACGCCGAACTCCTCGCGACGAAAGCTGCCGCCGACGTCGAAATTCGGGCGCTGATCTCCGACGACCGGGCGCTCGATCCGTCGGTTCGCGAGCGGACGACGGAGCTGATGGCGATGCGACGGGTCCAGGACATTCGCGGCCGACTCTACACGTACGACGGCGAGAGCATCCTGCTGGCGTTCAAGTCGCCGAACGACGACGGCTACGTCGGCATCTCGACGACGAGCCCCCACCTCTACGCGACGCTCTCACAGCTGTTCGAACTCCTGTGGGAAGACGGCGACCCGGTCGCGTGA
- a CDS encoding primary-amine oxidase, translating to MAMDLDEAAVTHPLDPLAPEEISTATDILEAEWDVADDAVYHNVVLDEPEKEFVRAYEDGDHFDREAFVVVRQDGETYEATVSITGEELLDVTHIEDVQPAITPPEVDQAEQVVINDPEWQAAAAKRGVENFDLAIVDPWPASGFEPDAHDDRRLVRAISWIRTEEEDNGYARPIEGLFAFVDLDEMEVVKIEDNGVVDEDNPLPPEDADFRADRVDTRDDFKHLDVVQPEGPSFEVDGQTVEWLDWEFQVGWTPREGLVFHDVTFEDEGEKRKVLHRASASEMAVPYGDSDPNHSWKEAFDIGEFHVGRMANVLTEGCDCLGEMHYFDVAMNDTSGDPKTMPNAICMHEEDDGVLWKHTEWRKEHTEVRRRRRLVVSFIATVYNYDYGFYWYFYPDGSIDGEVRLTGIDSNGVVPADEDATDTNGEYELVAPQVKTSIHQHHFNFRLDFDIDEAPNRVKEVHNEPVGSDRKKGFKAKETVLESEMEARDDIDPLNGKYWRVESTETTNSYGRPCGYKLEPHSNVNSPARPTSSTKKRAGFIDNNFWATQYDPDEQFAAGDYPNQNDETSGLAEWTEQDRNLDGEDVVCWYTLGVNHVTRAEDWPVLPVEVASFTLKPEGFLDSNPAISLPPEPCHTEHDLTSTGDD from the coding sequence ATGGCGATGGACCTCGACGAGGCGGCGGTGACGCATCCGCTCGATCCACTGGCACCCGAGGAGATCTCCACCGCCACCGACATCCTCGAAGCCGAGTGGGACGTCGCGGACGACGCCGTCTACCACAACGTCGTCCTCGACGAACCCGAGAAGGAGTTCGTCCGCGCCTACGAGGACGGCGACCACTTCGACCGCGAGGCGTTCGTCGTCGTTCGACAGGACGGCGAGACGTACGAGGCGACGGTGTCCATCACGGGTGAAGAGCTCCTCGACGTGACTCACATCGAGGACGTGCAGCCGGCTATCACGCCGCCGGAGGTCGATCAGGCCGAACAGGTCGTCATCAACGACCCCGAGTGGCAGGCGGCGGCCGCCAAGCGCGGCGTCGAGAACTTCGACCTCGCCATCGTCGATCCGTGGCCGGCGAGCGGGTTCGAACCCGACGCGCACGACGACCGGCGCCTCGTCCGCGCCATCTCGTGGATTCGGACCGAGGAGGAGGACAACGGCTACGCCCGACCCATCGAGGGGCTGTTCGCCTTCGTCGACCTCGACGAGATGGAGGTCGTGAAAATCGAGGACAACGGCGTCGTCGACGAGGACAATCCCCTGCCGCCCGAGGACGCCGACTTCCGGGCCGACCGCGTCGACACGCGGGACGACTTCAAGCACCTCGACGTGGTCCAGCCCGAGGGTCCGAGCTTCGAGGTCGATGGCCAGACCGTCGAGTGGCTGGACTGGGAGTTCCAGGTCGGCTGGACGCCCCGGGAGGGGCTGGTCTTCCACGACGTCACCTTCGAGGACGAGGGCGAGAAGCGCAAGGTGCTCCACCGCGCCTCCGCCTCGGAGATGGCCGTTCCCTACGGCGACAGCGACCCCAACCACTCCTGGAAGGAGGCGTTCGACATCGGCGAGTTCCACGTCGGCCGGATGGCGAACGTGCTCACCGAGGGCTGTGACTGCCTCGGCGAGATGCACTACTTCGACGTGGCGATGAACGACACCAGCGGCGACCCGAAGACGATGCCGAACGCCATCTGTATGCACGAGGAGGACGACGGCGTCCTCTGGAAGCATACGGAGTGGCGGAAGGAACACACGGAGGTACGGCGTCGCCGCCGCCTCGTCGTCTCCTTCATCGCCACCGTCTACAACTACGACTACGGCTTCTACTGGTACTTCTACCCCGACGGCTCCATCGATGGTGAAGTCCGCCTGACGGGTATCGACTCCAACGGGGTGGTTCCCGCCGACGAGGACGCCACGGACACCAACGGCGAGTACGAACTCGTCGCGCCGCAGGTCAAAACCTCCATCCACCAGCACCACTTCAACTTCCGACTCGACTTCGACATCGACGAGGCCCCGAACCGTGTGAAGGAAGTCCACAACGAACCCGTCGGTAGCGACCGCAAGAAGGGGTTCAAGGCGAAGGAGACGGTCCTGGAGTCCGAGATGGAGGCCCGCGACGACATCGACCCGCTGAACGGCAAGTACTGGCGGGTCGAGAGCACCGAGACGACGAACTCCTACGGTCGGCCCTGTGGCTACAAGCTGGAGCCACACTCCAACGTCAACTCGCCGGCGCGGCCCACGTCCAGCACGAAAAAGCGGGCCGGGTTCATCGACAACAACTTCTGGGCGACCCAGTACGACCCGGACGAGCAGTTCGCGGCGGGCGACTACCCCAACCAGAACGACGAGACGTCGGGGCTGGCCGAGTGGACCGAACAGGATCGCAACCTCGACGGCGAGGACGTGGTCTGCTGGTACACGCTCGGCGTCAACCACGTCACCCGCGCGGAGGACTGGCCGGTGTTGCCCGTCGAGGTGGCGAGTTTCACCCTCAAACCCGAGGGCTTCCTCGACAGCAACCCCGCCATCTCGCTCCCGCCCGAGCCGTGCCACACCGAACACGACCTGACGTCGACGGGGGACGACTGA